Proteins encoded within one genomic window of Schaalia sp. HMT-172:
- a CDS encoding IS256 family transposase: MMNDDDVVVARASGRETVEELRRSGALDALFERLDAGEVEMTGSEGLLPALLKEALERGLAAELTEHLGYEKGQASGQARSNTRNGTTKKTVMSEVGAFEIEVPRDRAGSFTPRLVRKGQRRLDGLDSMIISLYAGGMTVRDIRHHLASTLGVEVSAGTISTITDAVCEAVLEWQHRPLEAFYPVIYLDAIRIKVRCDHRVENRAAHLAVGVDMEGVKHVLGIWVQADEGASFWAHVCAELANRGLRDVLIVCCDGLTGLPEAIEATWPQSMVQTCVVHLIRASMRFVSYKDRKSVAAALKAVYSAPNEETARGALEDFAASDLGARYPQTVATWQRAWQRFTPFLAFPPMLRRVVYTTNAIESLNYQLRKITKNRGHFPSEEAAVKLLWLAICNIEDKRAAQRLTDAGKPPNKRTGHTRLIQGHTTTNWKQALAQLTTAYPDRITPYL, from the coding sequence ATGATGAATGATGATGATGTTGTTGTGGCTCGCGCTAGTGGGCGTGAGACGGTGGAGGAGCTTCGTCGCTCGGGGGCGTTGGATGCGTTGTTTGAGCGTCTTGATGCTGGCGAGGTCGAGATGACGGGTAGCGAGGGCTTGTTGCCGGCGTTGCTTAAGGAGGCGTTGGAGCGCGGGTTGGCCGCGGAGCTGACCGAGCACTTGGGGTATGAGAAGGGCCAGGCCAGTGGGCAGGCGCGCTCGAACACGAGGAACGGCACGACGAAGAAGACCGTGATGTCGGAGGTGGGAGCCTTCGAGATCGAGGTTCCCCGGGACCGGGCGGGCTCGTTCACCCCGCGCCTGGTGCGTAAAGGACAGCGGCGCCTTGATGGTTTGGATTCGATGATTATCAGCTTGTATGCCGGGGGGATGACGGTACGCGATATCCGCCATCACCTGGCCTCCACCCTGGGCGTGGAGGTCAGCGCTGGGACGATTTCTACGATCACTGACGCGGTGTGCGAGGCCGTCTTGGAGTGGCAGCACCGCCCCTTAGAAGCGTTCTACCCGGTGATCTACCTGGATGCGATCCGCATCAAAGTCCGATGCGATCACAGGGTGGAGAACCGGGCCGCTCACCTGGCGGTCGGAGTGGACATGGAGGGGGTCAAGCACGTGCTGGGCATCTGGGTCCAAGCCGATGAAGGCGCCTCCTTTTGGGCCCACGTGTGCGCCGAGCTGGCCAACCGAGGCCTACGCGATGTCCTGATCGTGTGCTGCGACGGACTTACTGGCCTGCCTGAAGCCATCGAAGCGACCTGGCCCCAGTCCATGGTCCAAACCTGCGTCGTTCACTTAATCCGCGCCTCCATGCGTTTCGTGTCCTACAAGGACCGCAAGAGCGTCGCCGCGGCTCTCAAGGCCGTGTACAGCGCGCCCAACGAGGAAACCGCCCGAGGGGCGCTGGAGGACTTCGCGGCCAGCGACCTGGGAGCGCGCTACCCCCAAACGGTTGCCACCTGGCAGCGCGCCTGGCAGCGCTTCACGCCGTTCTTGGCGTTCCCGCCCATGCTGCGCCGCGTCGTGTACACCACCAACGCTATCGAGTCCTTGAACTACCAGCTACGCAAAATCACCAAGAACCGCGGGCATTTCCCCAGCGAAGAAGCCGCCGTCAAACTCTTGTGGCTCGCCATCTGCAACATCGAAGACAAAAGAGCCGCCCAGCGCCTCACAGACGCTGGCAAACCCCCCAACAAACGAACAGGACACACCCGCCTCATCCAAGGACACACCACCACCAACTGGAAACAAGCCCTCGCCCAACTCACCACCGCCTACCCCGACCGAATCACCCCCTACCTCTAA
- a CDS encoding MFS transporter — translation MSTTPAPRNRVITRQVVEWAAWDWGSAAFNAVATTFVFTTYLTSDGVFTDAGTASSWLSNGMTIAGLFIALLAPITGQRADRRGRGGVWLGWFTGAVVACMLAMYFVHPESVLGPKGALMLGIALLGLGNVFFEFASVNYNAMLNHLGEKEDRGKISGFGWASGYIGGIVLLLILYVGLIGTNLLGVPTDEYLPIRISMVIAALWLGGFAIPVILHPPLPKKMHTGGDHESIFDSYVLLWRTVRTLSFEAPHTLFFLIASAVFRDGLAGVFTFGAVLAKTAFGFSAGEVMIFAIAANIVAGLATVAFGWVDDKIGPKRVIILSLSAMVVAGFGVFFLHARGPIVFWTLGLALCVFVGPTQSASRSFLSRIIPAGREGEVFGLYATTGRAVSFMAPAMYGLFLLIGKRLTPAGEDYTYWGILGIMLILLVGLGLTIPVKADRATLHHMEG, via the coding sequence ATGAGTACCACTCCCGCCCCCCGCAACCGCGTCATCACGCGCCAAGTCGTCGAATGGGCGGCCTGGGACTGGGGGAGCGCCGCCTTCAACGCGGTCGCCACCACCTTCGTCTTCACAACCTACCTGACCAGCGACGGCGTCTTCACCGACGCTGGGACCGCCTCAAGCTGGCTCAGCAACGGCATGACCATCGCGGGACTGTTCATCGCGCTCCTCGCACCCATCACGGGTCAGCGCGCCGATCGACGAGGCCGGGGCGGGGTCTGGCTCGGATGGTTCACTGGCGCGGTCGTCGCCTGCATGCTCGCCATGTACTTCGTACACCCCGAATCGGTGCTCGGACCCAAGGGCGCCCTCATGCTCGGCATCGCCCTGCTGGGCCTGGGCAACGTGTTCTTCGAGTTCGCCTCCGTGAACTACAACGCGATGCTCAACCACCTGGGCGAGAAGGAGGACCGCGGCAAGATTTCGGGCTTCGGCTGGGCGTCCGGCTACATCGGCGGTATCGTCCTGCTGCTCATCCTCTACGTGGGCCTCATCGGCACCAACCTGCTCGGCGTCCCCACGGACGAGTACCTGCCGATCCGCATCTCCATGGTGATCGCCGCCCTGTGGCTCGGCGGCTTCGCCATTCCCGTCATCCTCCACCCGCCGCTGCCCAAAAAGATGCACACCGGCGGCGACCACGAGTCCATCTTCGACTCCTACGTCCTGCTGTGGCGCACCGTTCGCACCCTGAGCTTCGAGGCCCCGCATACCCTCTTCTTCCTCATCGCCTCCGCCGTCTTCCGCGACGGCCTGGCCGGCGTCTTCACCTTCGGAGCGGTTCTGGCCAAGACGGCCTTCGGTTTCAGCGCGGGCGAGGTCATGATCTTCGCGATCGCCGCCAATATCGTCGCCGGCCTGGCGACCGTCGCCTTCGGCTGGGTGGACGACAAGATCGGCCCGAAGAGAGTCATCATCCTGTCGCTGTCCGCCATGGTCGTCGCCGGCTTTGGCGTCTTCTTCCTCCACGCCCGCGGCCCCATCGTGTTCTGGACCCTGGGCCTGGCCCTGTGCGTCTTCGTGGGCCCCACTCAGTCCGCGTCGCGCTCCTTCCTGTCGCGCATCATCCCCGCCGGGCGCGAGGGCGAGGTCTTCGGCCTCTACGCGACGACCGGCCGCGCCGTGTCCTTCATGGCCCCCGCCATGTACGGCCTCTTCCTGCTGATCGGCAAGCGCCTGACCCCCGCCGGCGAGGACTACACCTACTGGGGCATCCTCGGCATCATGCTGATCCTCCTCGTGGGCCTGGGCCTGACCATCCCCGTGAAGGCGGACCGCGCCACGCTCCACCACATGGAGGGCTGA
- a CDS encoding NYN domain-containing protein codes for MVASVAVIMDYQNMHLTGHDRFTPPGIPKHESLIHPLLFAEEVIKRREEALAPQRMAQKPNLPPRAELAKVMVFRGCPSNHKDPEAYNRSQKQKAEWTRDPRVEIIYRSLRYSWDSAVNDWRKQEKGIDVLVALTAYQLSVSGAFDVVILASHDTDMIPVIERYDADRTDRSGFLEIAHWEGCKRLQAPGIQTWRTTLGAPSFVHSRDRKDYT; via the coding sequence ATGGTTGCGTCTGTTGCCGTCATCATGGACTATCAGAACATGCACCTGACTGGGCATGATCGTTTTACCCCGCCAGGAATCCCAAAACATGAATCCCTCATCCATCCACTGCTTTTCGCCGAAGAAGTCATCAAGCGCAGGGAAGAGGCCCTGGCTCCACAGCGCATGGCGCAGAAACCCAATCTACCCCCTCGTGCCGAGTTAGCGAAAGTCATGGTATTTCGAGGGTGCCCTTCGAACCACAAAGATCCGGAAGCATACAACCGATCGCAGAAGCAGAAAGCTGAATGGACTCGCGATCCACGGGTTGAAATCATCTATCGCTCCCTCCGCTACTCGTGGGACTCAGCCGTGAACGACTGGCGCAAACAGGAAAAAGGCATTGATGTCTTGGTCGCACTGACGGCCTACCAGCTTTCAGTTAGCGGCGCGTTCGATGTGGTGATTCTTGCCAGTCACGACACGGACATGATTCCTGTCATCGAACGCTACGACGCTGATCGCACAGACCGATCAGGTTTCCTTGAAATCGCCCATTGGGAAGGATGTAAACGCCTTCAAGCACCTGGGATTCAGACGTGGCGAACGACGCTTGGTGCGCCTTCCTTTGTCCATTCACGCGACCGCAAGGACTACACGTAG
- the ispF gene encoding 2-C-methyl-D-erythritol 2,4-cyclodiphosphate synthase: MTDLPFRVGQAVDVHAFAAPDSPRPLMVACLEWPGERPLEGHSDADVAAHALCDAMLLATGLGELGTVFGVDRPEWAGASGRALLEEVRRMAAEAGWVLGNATVQVVGNRPRMAARLPEACTVMSEIAGGTVTVSATTSDHLGFTGRGEGVAALASVLMVRAE, from the coding sequence ATGACTGATCTGCCTTTCCGCGTCGGCCAAGCGGTTGACGTCCACGCGTTCGCCGCCCCCGATTCGCCGCGCCCGCTGATGGTCGCGTGCCTGGAGTGGCCGGGCGAGCGCCCCCTTGAGGGCCATTCGGACGCCGACGTCGCCGCGCACGCGCTGTGCGACGCGATGCTGCTGGCCACGGGCCTGGGCGAGCTCGGCACGGTCTTCGGCGTGGATCGCCCCGAGTGGGCGGGCGCGTCGGGGCGCGCGCTCCTTGAGGAGGTGCGCCGCATGGCCGCCGAGGCCGGGTGGGTGCTGGGCAACGCGACCGTGCAGGTGGTCGGCAACCGCCCGCGCATGGCGGCTCGCCTGCCCGAGGCCTGCACGGTCATGAGCGAGATCGCGGGCGGCACGGTCACCGTGTCGGCAACGACGTCGGATCACCTGGGTTTCACGGGACGAGGCGAGGGCGTGGCCGCGCTGGCAAGCGTCCTCATGGTGCGCGCCGAGTAG
- the thrC gene encoding threonine synthase, whose product MRYISTRRGPTTPTRSFSDILLEGLAPDGGLYLPEEYPTLSRSDLDELRIVLREEGYAAMAAGILSLFVDDIDASDLCAITARAYSTPAFSDPQIVPVTALEGTDLHIAHLSNGPTAAFKDMAMQLLGELFEYELTRRGDWLTIVGATSGDTGSSAEYALRGRRGLSVVMLTPAGRMTAFQRAQMFSLLDSNIVNVAVDGVFDDCQDLVKAINMDADFKATWHVGAVNSINWARLLAQVCYYVATWLRVTEEGADASSTVSVVVPSGNFGNVCAAHIARQMGLPLGTLVVATNENDVLDEFFRTGVYRPRSSADTLATSSPSMDISKASNFERFIFDLLGRDGDATRALFDEALARDGYFDLSGTPEFASLRDTYGFISGTSTHADRLAEIARTEKESGYLLDPHTADGVHVARAVRPQIEGPLVVMETALPVKFADTILEATGHLPPVPERFAGIEGREERVTPLANSAEDLKVLIRERVRPGA is encoded by the coding sequence GTGCGTTACATTTCGACCCGACGAGGCCCCACCACGCCCACCCGCTCCTTCAGCGACATTCTGCTGGAGGGCCTGGCGCCCGACGGCGGCCTCTACCTGCCCGAGGAATACCCGACGCTGTCTCGCTCCGACCTGGACGAGCTGCGCATCGTCCTGCGCGAGGAGGGCTACGCGGCGATGGCGGCCGGCATCCTGTCCCTCTTCGTCGACGACATCGACGCTAGCGACCTGTGCGCGATTACGGCCCGCGCCTACTCCACCCCCGCCTTCTCCGACCCGCAGATCGTGCCCGTTACCGCCCTGGAAGGCACCGACCTGCACATCGCCCACCTGTCGAACGGCCCCACCGCCGCCTTCAAAGACATGGCGATGCAGCTCCTCGGTGAACTCTTCGAATACGAGCTCACCCGCCGCGGCGACTGGCTCACCATCGTGGGCGCCACCTCCGGCGACACCGGCTCCTCCGCCGAATACGCACTGCGCGGCCGACGCGGCCTCTCCGTCGTCATGCTCACCCCCGCCGGGCGCATGACCGCCTTCCAGCGCGCCCAAATGTTCTCCCTCCTCGACTCCAACATCGTCAACGTCGCCGTCGACGGCGTCTTCGACGACTGCCAGGACCTGGTCAAGGCCATCAACATGGACGCCGACTTCAAAGCCACCTGGCACGTGGGCGCCGTCAACTCCATCAACTGGGCGCGCCTGCTCGCCCAGGTCTGCTACTACGTCGCCACCTGGCTGCGCGTCACCGAGGAAGGGGCCGACGCCTCGTCCACGGTCAGCGTCGTCGTGCCCTCGGGCAACTTCGGTAACGTGTGCGCCGCCCACATCGCCCGCCAGATGGGCCTGCCGCTGGGCACCCTCGTCGTCGCCACCAACGAAAACGACGTCCTCGACGAGTTCTTCCGCACCGGCGTCTACCGCCCCCGCTCCTCCGCGGACACGCTGGCCACCTCCAGCCCGTCCATGGACATCTCCAAGGCCTCGAACTTCGAGCGCTTCATCTTCGACCTGCTGGGCCGCGACGGCGACGCCACCCGTGCCCTCTTCGACGAGGCCCTGGCCCGCGACGGCTACTTCGACCTGTCCGGCACGCCCGAGTTCGCCTCCCTGCGCGACACCTACGGCTTCATCTCCGGCACCTCCACGCACGCCGACCGCCTCGCCGAGATCGCGCGCACGGAGAAGGAAAGCGGCTACCTCCTCGACCCGCACACCGCCGACGGCGTCCACGTCGCCCGCGCGGTGCGCCCCCAGATCGAGGGCCCGCTCGTCGTCATGGAGACCGCGCTGCCCGTCAAGTTCGCCGACACGATCCTTGAGGCCACCGGGCACCTCCCGCCCGTGCCCGAGCGCTTCGCCGGCATCGAAGGACGCGAAGAGCGCGTCACGCCGCTGGCCAACTCCGCCGAGGACCTCAAGGTCCTCATCCGCGAGCGCGTGCGCCCCGGCGCCTGA
- the cysS gene encoding cysteine--tRNA ligase produces MLHLYDSKSARIQPLNPVTPGKVGIYLCGATVQGSPHVGHLRAAVSFDTLIRWLRRSGYQVTYVRNVTDIDDKILTKSAEAGWDWWAWAYRFEREFTQAYETLGVEAPTYEPRATGHIPDQIDLVQRLIDAGHAYSDGRGNVYFDVHSQPDYGSLTRQRLVDMRTTEDDAQIDEAVEAGKRDPRDFALWKATKPGEPATASWDSPWGRGRPGWHLECSAMSRRYLGDEFDIHGGGIDLRFPHHENEQAQSHGAGWPFARLWVHNAWVTTKGEKMSKSLGNVLSIGALTEEYPAVAVRWALSTVHHRSAIEWGPETLPAAHAAWEKFSTFVARAIEAAGEAPAFEIALAPADLPEAFVAAMDDDLNVAGALAVLHEHLKAGNAALAAGDVSGVYREQVLVRSMLDVLGLDPASEQWRGQAGIGAGASGAAAAEHSALDALVRAVLSERAAARAAKDWARADELRDRLAAAGVTVADGRDGATWSVG; encoded by the coding sequence ATGCTGCACCTGTACGACTCCAAGAGCGCCCGCATCCAGCCCCTGAACCCGGTCACCCCCGGCAAGGTCGGCATCTACCTGTGTGGCGCCACCGTGCAGGGCTCCCCGCACGTCGGCCACCTGCGCGCCGCCGTCTCCTTCGACACCCTCATCCGCTGGCTGCGCCGCAGCGGCTACCAGGTCACCTACGTCCGCAACGTCACCGACATCGACGACAAGATCCTCACCAAGTCGGCCGAGGCCGGCTGGGACTGGTGGGCCTGGGCATACCGCTTCGAGCGCGAATTCACGCAGGCATACGAGACCCTCGGCGTTGAGGCCCCCACCTACGAGCCTCGCGCCACCGGACACATCCCCGACCAAATCGACCTCGTCCAGCGCCTCATCGACGCGGGACACGCATACTCGGACGGGCGCGGCAACGTCTACTTCGACGTCCACTCCCAGCCCGACTACGGGTCGCTCACCCGCCAGCGCCTGGTCGACATGCGCACCACCGAGGACGACGCTCAGATCGACGAAGCCGTCGAGGCCGGCAAGCGCGACCCCCGCGACTTCGCCCTCTGGAAGGCCACCAAGCCCGGCGAGCCGGCCACGGCCTCGTGGGACAGCCCCTGGGGGCGCGGCCGACCCGGCTGGCACCTCGAATGCTCCGCCATGTCGCGGCGCTACCTCGGCGACGAATTCGACATCCACGGCGGCGGCATCGACCTGCGCTTCCCGCACCACGAGAACGAGCAGGCCCAATCCCACGGCGCCGGCTGGCCGTTCGCGCGCCTGTGGGTCCACAACGCGTGGGTGACCACCAAGGGCGAGAAGATGTCCAAGTCCCTGGGCAACGTCCTCTCCATTGGCGCGCTGACCGAGGAGTATCCGGCCGTCGCCGTGCGCTGGGCCCTGTCGACCGTCCACCACCGCTCCGCCATCGAATGGGGCCCCGAGACCCTGCCCGCCGCGCACGCCGCCTGGGAGAAGTTCTCCACCTTCGTGGCCCGCGCCATCGAGGCCGCCGGGGAAGCTCCGGCTTTCGAGATTGCGCTTGCGCCCGCCGACCTGCCCGAGGCCTTCGTCGCCGCCATGGACGACGACCTCAACGTCGCCGGCGCGCTCGCGGTCCTGCACGAGCACCTCAAGGCCGGCAACGCTGCGCTGGCCGCTGGGGACGTGTCCGGCGTGTACCGCGAGCAGGTCCTGGTTCGCTCCATGCTGGACGTGCTGGGCCTCGATCCGGCCTCCGAGCAGTGGCGCGGTCAGGCCGGCATCGGCGCGGGCGCCTCTGGTGCTGCTGCGGCCGAGCACTCGGCGCTGGATGCGCTGGTTCGGGCCGTGCTGTCCGAGCGGGCTGCTGCCCGCGCCGCCAAGGACTGGGCGCGCGCCGACGAGCTGCGCGACCGCCTCGCCGCCGCCGGCGTCACCGTCGCGGACGGCCGCGACGGCGCCACGTGGAGTGTTGGCTGA